One region of Candidatus Omnitrophota bacterium genomic DNA includes:
- a CDS encoding GuaB3 family IMP dehydrogenase-related protein, whose amino-acid sequence MGEYIGIKRKARRCYGFDEIALAPGRVTINPAEVDTSWKIDGKKFNVPILAAAMDGVVDVKFAIAMGKLGGIAVLNLEGVQTRYEDPDEVLEQLVKADPEKATEIIQSIYTKPIQEKLIEKRIRQIKDADVPAAVSAIPQRAERFGKIAQESGADIFVIQSTVSTVKHISKEYQALDIKRFARASKIPVIVGNCVGYEVAYELMAAGAAGILVGIGPGAACTTRGVLGIGVPQVTATVDCAAARDAFFKKTKKYIPIITDGGMRTGGDICKAFACGSDAVMVGSAFARAIEAPGRGYHWGMATPHANLPRGTRIHVGTTGLLEEILFGPARFDDGSQNLMGALQTSMGSVGASSIKEFQKTEIIIAPSIRTEGKIFQQVQRVGMGK is encoded by the coding sequence ATGGGTGAATATATAGGCATCAAACGTAAGGCCCGCCGCTGTTATGGTTTCGATGAAATCGCGTTAGCCCCCGGAAGAGTGACGATCAACCCCGCCGAAGTGGACACAAGCTGGAAAATTGACGGAAAAAAATTCAACGTCCCGATCCTGGCAGCTGCCATGGACGGCGTGGTAGACGTTAAATTCGCCATCGCCATGGGAAAGCTCGGCGGCATCGCCGTCTTGAACCTAGAGGGCGTCCAGACAAGATACGAGGACCCCGATGAGGTCCTTGAACAGCTCGTAAAAGCCGATCCCGAAAAAGCCACGGAAATAATCCAATCGATCTACACAAAACCGATCCAGGAAAAACTTATCGAAAAGCGCATCCGCCAAATCAAGGACGCAGATGTCCCGGCGGCGGTGAGCGCTATCCCGCAGCGCGCCGAGAGGTTCGGGAAGATCGCGCAGGAGTCCGGCGCGGACATATTCGTCATACAATCGACGGTCAGCACGGTCAAGCATATATCCAAAGAATACCAGGCCCTGGATATCAAGAGGTTCGCCAGGGCGTCGAAGATACCCGTCATCGTAGGCAATTGCGTCGGATACGAGGTCGCGTATGAACTGATGGCCGCAGGCGCCGCAGGTATATTGGTCGGCATCGGCCCCGGCGCGGCCTGCACGACAAGAGGCGTCTTAGGCATCGGCGTACCGCAGGTCACCGCGACTGTGGATTGCGCCGCGGCAAGGGACGCTTTTTTCAAGAAGACCAAGAAATACATCCCCATAATAACAGACGGCGGTATGAGGACAGGCGGCGATATCTGCAAGGCGTTCGCCTGCGGCTCTGACGCGGTCATGGTCGGCTCGGCGTTCGCCCGCGCGATAGAGGCGCCGGGGCGCGGTTACCATTGGGGAATGGCCACGCCGCACGCGAACCTTCCGCGCGGCACGAGGATCCATGTCGGAACGACCGGTTTGCTCGAAGAGATACTATTCGGGCCGGCGAGGTTCGACGACGGCTCGCAGAACTTAATGGGCGCGTTACAGACATCGATGGGTTCGGTGGGAGCCTCGAGCATAAAAGAATTCCAGAAGACAGAGATCATCATAGCCCCGTCGATCAGGACGGAAGGTAAGATATTCCAACAGGTACAAAGGGTCGGAATGGGCAAATAG
- the groES gene encoding co-chaperone GroES: protein MNLKPLGDKVIVEVLKAEDKTKGGIILPDTAKEKPQEAKVIAVGSGKTLENGKVVAPEVKTGDIVIFGKYSGSEVKVDEREYLIIDADDILAIVK, encoded by the coding sequence ATGAACTTGAAACCGTTAGGCGATAAAGTGATCGTCGAGGTGCTTAAGGCCGAGGATAAGACCAAGGGCGGGATAATCCTCCCTGACACGGCGAAAGAGAAGCCGCAGGAAGCGAAGGTCATCGCGGTCGGTTCTGGCAAGACGCTCGAGAACGGCAAGGTCGTTGCGCCGGAGGTGAAAACCGGCGACATTGTCATCTTCGGGAAATATTCCGGAAGCGAAGTCAAGGTCGATGAGAGGGAATACCTCATAATCGACGCGGACGACATCCTCGCGATAGTCAAGTAA
- the groL gene encoding chaperonin GroEL (60 kDa chaperone family; promotes refolding of misfolded polypeptides especially under stressful conditions; forms two stacked rings of heptamers to form a barrel-shaped 14mer; ends can be capped by GroES; misfolded proteins enter the barrel where they are refolded when GroES binds) — MAKQLLYSDEARRKILAGVEKLSRAVVVTLGPKGRNVVLDKKFGSPTITKDGVTVAKEIELEDPFENMGAEMVKEVASKTSDNAGDGTTTATLLAEAIYREGLKNVTAGANPMALKRGIDKAVEEVVAHLKKITKPIGKDKKEISQVASIAANNDMTIGDQIAEAMDKVGKDGVITVEEAKSTETTVKVVEGMQFDQGYLSPYFVTDAEKMEAALEDPYILIHEKKISNIKEMLPLLERIAKTGRPLVIIAEEVDGEALATLVINKIRGTFQCCAVKAPGYGDRRKAMLDDIAVLTGGIAVTEDLGKKLENIDINELGRAKRVTIDKDNTTIVEGAGKTSDIKGRIEQIKAQISKSDSDYDKEKLQERLAKLSGGVAVINVGAATETEMKEKKARVEDAMHATRAAVEEGIVPGGGVALLRCIPALEKMKLSSDEQIGVDIVKRALEEPIRHIVENAGLEGSVVAEHVKNEKDPAVGYDVMQADYVDMIKSGVIDPTKVTRTALQNASSIAGLLLTTECVVTDIPEKEKTPPMPPHGGYGEGMY, encoded by the coding sequence ATGGCAAAGCAGCTGCTTTATAGTGATGAGGCAAGGCGCAAGATACTCGCAGGCGTCGAAAAACTTTCAAGGGCGGTAGTAGTGACGCTCGGCCCTAAAGGCCGCAATGTAGTCCTCGACAAGAAATTCGGCTCACCTACGATAACCAAAGACGGCGTAACGGTCGCCAAAGAGATAGAGCTCGAAGACCCGTTTGAGAACATGGGCGCTGAGATGGTAAAAGAGGTCGCCAGCAAGACCTCTGACAACGCCGGTGACGGCACCACCACGGCGACACTCCTCGCTGAGGCGATATACCGCGAAGGCCTCAAGAACGTAACGGCCGGAGCGAACCCGATGGCCCTGAAGCGCGGCATCGATAAGGCCGTCGAGGAAGTAGTGGCCCACCTAAAGAAGATAACCAAACCCATAGGCAAGGACAAGAAAGAGATATCTCAGGTCGCGTCCATTGCCGCCAACAACGACATGACCATCGGCGACCAGATAGCTGAAGCTATGGACAAAGTCGGCAAGGATGGCGTCATCACGGTTGAGGAAGCCAAATCGACCGAGACGACGGTAAAAGTCGTCGAAGGCATGCAGTTCGACCAGGGCTATCTCTCGCCGTATTTCGTCACGGACGCGGAGAAGATGGAAGCCGCGCTCGAAGATCCTTACATACTTATCCACGAGAAGAAGATCTCCAATATAAAGGAGATGCTGCCCCTGCTCGAGAGGATAGCCAAGACCGGAAGGCCTTTGGTCATAATAGCCGAGGAAGTGGACGGCGAAGCCCTCGCTACATTGGTCATCAATAAGATACGCGGAACGTTCCAGTGCTGCGCGGTTAAAGCCCCGGGCTACGGCGACAGGAGAAAGGCGATGCTTGATGATATCGCGGTCCTGACCGGCGGCATAGCGGTCACCGAAGACCTCGGAAAGAAACTCGAGAACATCGACATAAATGAGCTCGGGCGCGCCAAGAGGGTCACCATCGATAAAGATAACACCACGATCGTCGAGGGCGCCGGCAAGACCTCGGATATCAAGGGCAGGATAGAGCAGATCAAGGCCCAGATATCGAAAAGCGATTCGGATTACGATAAGGAGAAGCTGCAGGAAAGGCTGGCTAAACTCTCCGGCGGAGTAGCCGTCATCAATGTAGGCGCGGCCACCGAGACCGAGATGAAGGAAAAGAAAGCCCGCGTCGAGGACGCGATGCACGCCACGCGCGCGGCTGTCGAGGAAGGCATCGTCCCGGGCGGCGGTGTAGCGCTCCTTCGCTGCATCCCGGCGCTTGAAAAGATGAAACTTTCAAGCGATGAGCAGATCGGCGTCGATATAGTGAAGAGGGCTCTTGAGGAACCGATCCGCCATATCGTCGAGAACGCGGGACTTGAAGGCTCAGTCGTCGCGGAACACGTCAAGAACGAAAAAGACCCGGCCGTAGGTTACGACGTCATGCAGGCCGATTACGTAGATATGATAAAGTCCGGCGTCATCGACCCGACAAAGGTCACAAGGACAGCCCTGCAGAACGCTTCATCGATCGCGGGCCTGTTGCTTACGACCGAGTGCGTGGTCACGGACATACCCGAAAAAGAAAAGACTCCTCCTATGCCACCGCACGGCGGCTACGGCGAGGGAATGTACTAG
- the groES gene encoding co-chaperone GroES: protein MAVQPLGDRILVKPTESESKTKSGIILPDTAQEKPSKGKVVSVGKGKLLDDGKIKELEVKAGDTVLYGRYGGTEINYKGEDLLILRESEVLAIVK, encoded by the coding sequence ATGGCGGTTCAACCGTTAGGTGACAGGATTTTGGTCAAGCCCACGGAGAGCGAAAGTAAGACAAAAAGCGGCATAATCCTGCCTGACACGGCGCAGGAGAAACCGTCCAAGGGCAAAGTAGTATCCGTTGGTAAAGGAAAGCTCCTGGATGACGGAAAGATAAAAGAACTGGAAGTGAAAGCCGGAGATACGGTCCTTTACGGCCGTTACGGCGGCACCGAGATCAACTACAAAGGGGAAGACCTTCTAATATTAAGGGAATCGGAAGTTTTGGCGATAGTCAAATAA
- a CDS encoding type III pantothenate kinase yields MMLLAIDIGNTSVAFGVFRRKRLRSSWKIPTQGVLSKKTIKLPKGIKTAILSSVVPKATPIIKKAIEKKYKIRPLVLGENIKAPIKNLYRKPGQVGQDRLVDAVAVKELYGCPAIVIDFGTAITFDVISKKGEYLGGLIFPGIETSLNALSQKAALLPKIKFTPPKGLIGRDTADSMKSGVFHGTGALCDGVIAKLKAKYEHIAPGRGSPMKVIATGGHAALMAKYSTEIDKINPNLTLLGLNMIYNLEFNVSRRAGL; encoded by the coding sequence ATGATGCTATTAGCTATCGACATAGGAAATACATCCGTCGCATTCGGGGTATTCCGGAGGAAGAGGCTCAGGTCATCCTGGAAGATCCCTACGCAGGGCGTCTTATCCAAAAAAACGATAAAACTTCCGAAGGGTATCAAGACGGCGATATTATCGAGCGTCGTGCCCAAAGCAACCCCTATTATCAAGAAAGCAATAGAGAAAAAATATAAGATCCGCCCGCTAGTCCTGGGAGAGAACATCAAGGCGCCTATAAAGAACCTTTACCGCAAACCGGGTCAGGTTGGGCAGGATAGGCTCGTTGACGCGGTGGCCGTAAAAGAGCTCTATGGTTGTCCCGCTATAGTCATCGATTTTGGTACGGCTATCACTTTTGATGTCATCTCAAAGAAAGGGGAGTACCTCGGCGGCCTGATATTCCCCGGGATCGAAACTTCCCTTAACGCCCTCTCGCAGAAAGCTGCGCTCCTTCCTAAGATAAAATTCACGCCGCCAAAAGGCCTGATCGGCCGCGACACAGCCGACAGCATGAAAAGCGGAGTATTTCACGGCACCGGCGCCCTCTGTGACGGAGTTATCGCGAAACTAAAGGCAAAATATGAACATATCGCTCCGGGGCGGGGCAGCCCTATGAAGGTCATCGCCACCGGCGGACACGCCGCTCTTATGGCAAAATACTCTACGGAAATTGACAAGATAAATCCAAATCTTACCTTGCTTGGATTAAATATGATATATAACCTGGAATTTAATGTCTCGCGCAGAGCCGGTTTATGA
- a CDS encoding biotin--[acetyl-CoA-carboxylase] ligase: MDDKILNIFRSSNGEFISGEEISEKLKITRAAVWKHIEQLRKEGYEITGEPHVGYRLTGTPDKLIPEEISHGLGTKIIGKKIYSYETTDSTMDVAHKLALSGSPDGTVVFSESQTKGRGRMGRHWVSPKGKGIYFSPILRPDVAPAEAPKITLMSAVAVALAIRKVTHLGALIKWPNDIMINDRKACGILTEMSAEVNTVNYIVLGIGINVNTDKDHLPGEATSLKAEAGRNFSRVELTREVLREFERQYLIFREKGFKRIIEEWKDLSHTLGEEVKIVCQDRKIEGTAVDLDAGGALVVRMDNGFTEHITAGDVLMVR; the protein is encoded by the coding sequence ATGGATGATAAAATTTTAAATATCTTCCGCTCCTCGAACGGCGAGTTCATCTCCGGCGAAGAGATAAGTGAAAAACTGAAGATCACGCGCGCCGCGGTATGGAAGCACATCGAACAGCTGCGCAAAGAGGGGTATGAGATAACGGGCGAGCCGCATGTGGGATATCGCCTTACAGGCACCCCGGATAAACTCATCCCGGAAGAGATATCCCACGGCCTCGGGACAAAGATAATCGGCAAGAAGATATACTCCTACGAGACGACCGATTCGACGATGGATGTGGCGCATAAGCTCGCCCTATCCGGATCGCCTGACGGGACGGTGGTCTTCAGCGAAAGCCAGACGAAGGGCCGCGGCAGGATGGGACGGCATTGGGTTTCGCCGAAAGGGAAGGGCATATATTTTTCGCCTATCCTGAGGCCGGATGTCGCGCCGGCGGAAGCGCCGAAAATAACCCTTATGTCTGCGGTCGCCGTCGCGCTCGCCATAAGGAAAGTGACACACCTCGGGGCCCTGATCAAATGGCCGAATGATATAATGATAAACGACCGCAAGGCCTGCGGGATACTCACGGAGATGAGCGCCGAGGTCAACACTGTCAACTATATAGTCCTCGGCATCGGCATAAATGTGAATACCGACAAAGACCACCTTCCCGGGGAAGCCACTTCGCTGAAAGCGGAAGCAGGCAGGAATTTTTCGCGCGTGGAACTTACGCGTGAAGTCTTAAGGGAATTCGAGAGGCAATATCTTATTTTCAGGGAAAAGGGTTTTAAAAGAATAATAGAGGAGTGGAAAGACCTCTCGCACACCCTCGGCGAAGAGGTAAAGATCGTCTGCCAGGACAGGAAGATAGAAGGCACAGCCGTAGACCTTGACGCGGGAGGAGCGCTAGTCGTGCGCATGGACAACGGGTTCACGGAGCACATCACCGCCGGTGATGTGCTGATGGTGAGATGA
- the uvrB gene encoding excinuclease ABC subunit UvrB, which yields MAKFKLVSSFKPEGDQPQAIKELSEGLLGGKRYQTLLGVTGSGKTFTMANVIEKTGKPVLVISHNKTLAAQLYSEFKEFFPENAVEYFVSYYDYYQPEAYIPQTDTYIEKDSSINDRLDRLRLAATSSLMSRDDVIIVASVSCIYNLGSPEDYSNMMVVLDKGQKIDRDEVLRRLLSIQYERNDIEFIRGKVRVRGDTVEIFPAYSEKAIRVSMFGDEIEKITEFDPVSQKIISQLDRAAVYPAKHFLTSPPKIEEAIKMIKEELAVQLEYFCAKGKLLEAQRLESRTKYDMEMLQEIGYCHGVENYSRHLGGRPAGARPYCLIDYFRKDFLLIIDESHVTIPQVRGMYEGDRSRKKTLVEFGFRLPSCLDNRPLRFDEFETLMKEAIFASATPSEYEILKSGAKVVEQLIRPTGLVDPEIIIKPTEGQVDDIIVQVRERAKKKERVLVTTLTKRMAEDLSAYLEDLDLRVKYIHSDIDAIERVKILKELRQGKFDCLVGVNLLREGLDLPEVTLVAILDADKEGFLRSETSLIQLSGRAARHINGRVIMYADNITGSLKRAIGETNRRRALQLEYNKENNITPKSIQKAIREGIEMLQEAEEVEMEAVGVKAGGYETEKIIEELEYEMDLAARNLQFEKAAVIRDKIAELRKRLNG from the coding sequence ATGGCGAAGTTCAAGCTCGTATCATCTTTTAAGCCCGAGGGCGACCAGCCCCAGGCGATAAAGGAGTTGTCCGAAGGGCTCCTGGGCGGAAAGCGCTACCAGACGCTCTTGGGCGTTACCGGCTCGGGCAAGACCTTCACAATGGCCAATGTCATTGAAAAGACCGGCAAACCCGTCCTCGTCATCTCCCACAATAAGACCCTCGCGGCGCAGCTTTACAGCGAATTCAAGGAGTTTTTCCCGGAGAACGCCGTAGAATATTTCGTCAGTTATTACGATTATTACCAGCCCGAAGCGTATATCCCGCAGACAGACACTTATATAGAAAAAGACTCTTCAATAAACGACCGGCTCGACCGGTTGCGCCTTGCCGCGACATCTTCGCTTATGTCCAGGGACGATGTGATCATTGTCGCCAGCGTATCCTGCATCTACAACCTCGGTTCGCCGGAGGATTATTCGAACATGATGGTCGTGCTCGATAAAGGCCAAAAGATAGACCGAGACGAGGTCCTGCGGCGCCTGCTCAGTATTCAATATGAGCGCAACGATATCGAATTCATCCGCGGCAAGGTCCGCGTCCGCGGAGACACTGTAGAGATATTCCCGGCGTATTCCGAGAAGGCGATAAGGGTATCGATGTTCGGCGACGAGATAGAGAAGATAACCGAGTTCGACCCTGTCTCGCAGAAGATAATATCCCAGCTCGACCGCGCGGCTGTCTATCCTGCGAAACATTTCCTCACCTCGCCGCCGAAGATAGAAGAAGCGATAAAAATGATAAAAGAGGAACTCGCCGTGCAGCTGGAATATTTCTGCGCCAAAGGAAAGCTCCTTGAGGCACAGCGCCTCGAGAGCCGCACGAAATACGATATGGAGATGCTGCAGGAGATAGGCTATTGCCACGGCGTGGAGAATTATTCCCGCCACCTGGGCGGCAGGCCGGCAGGCGCGCGTCCGTACTGCCTCATAGATTATTTCCGGAAGGATTTTTTGTTGATAATAGACGAGTCGCACGTGACCATCCCGCAGGTGAGGGGGATGTATGAGGGCGACCGCTCGCGCAAAAAGACCCTCGTCGAATTCGGTTTCCGCCTGCCGTCGTGCCTCGACAACAGGCCTCTGCGTTTCGATGAGTTCGAGACGCTGATGAAAGAGGCGATATTTGCCTCAGCAACGCCGTCCGAATACGAGATACTGAAATCCGGCGCGAAAGTCGTCGAGCAGCTGATACGGCCGACAGGGCTTGTCGACCCGGAGATAATAATAAAGCCGACCGAAGGCCAGGTCGACGACATCATCGTCCAAGTCCGCGAGCGCGCGAAGAAGAAAGAGCGCGTCCTCGTCACGACGCTCACCAAACGCATGGCAGAGGACCTATCGGCATACCTGGAGGACCTCGACCTGCGCGTAAAATATATCCACTCGGATATCGACGCGATAGAGAGGGTAAAAATACTTAAGGAACTGCGCCAGGGCAAGTTCGACTGCCTTGTCGGCGTCAACCTGTTGAGGGAAGGGCTGGACCTTCCCGAGGTCACGCTTGTGGCGATACTGGACGCGGATAAAGAGGGGTTTCTGCGGTCCGAGACGTCGCTTATCCAGCTTTCAGGACGCGCAGCGCGCCATATAAACGGCCGGGTAATAATGTATGCCGATAACATCACCGGTTCGCTAAAGCGCGCGATCGGTGAAACAAACCGTAGACGCGCACTGCAATTGGAGTATAATAAGGAGAATAATATCACGCCGAAGTCGATACAAAAAGCTATCCGTGAAGGTATCGAGATGCTCCAGGAAGCCGAAGAGGTCGAGATGGAGGCGGTAGGCGTCAAGGCCGGCGGGTATGAGACAGAAAAGATCATAGAGGAACTAGAATACGAGATGGACCTCGCCGCGCGCAACCTGCAATTCGAAAAAGCCGCAGTCATCCGCGATAAGATCGCGGAATTAAGGAAGAGATTGAATGGATGA
- a CDS encoding discoidin domain-containing protein: MKKIKTAMILCIFLAIAHLSNAATVNASSSENDSTGPSYAFDNNLQSRWSSGFSDRQWLQIDLGRTEDLVGLIINWEAAYARSYDVLISEDGKNWENAYSTSEGEGVVDDVYFGRKKARFIKLDLKERGTAWGYSIWEIRIKGLDDEIPIKTSSDNGRTTISIELKKDRNIGALFITWGEDFPRSYRVEIEEDNRRKTVYNKEVCTGGQDRIYANIFGKRHIKINCEDNKGKESVMKKIEFKDWDDIAKHKGLNKARGLAGWEGSKFKTFIGKDGSFAVYPYPFRVSFWVNDDDRLYTPETLHTDWKLVDGGYPVTVVSWKGNGIEGETKIFSWFDEKAGKVLTFARESVKNTSARDKEVLIMAVIRPNPLYPKWKVTDMKTIEYDADHTVKINGAPRLFLDERAEGPLGKDLRDSLSYRKKIPAGTTESLDFIVPSGTGAELSFNDIKDKGFDEALALTFKYWKGRIPLVMNIPDKRYSDCFYSSLYYILIMDEEHKLFPGPYEYTSFFMHDAIDMDNALDKAGLTEEARASTEHFNYKEGGGYVDELGGSIFAPYEHYRLTKDVKYLEAAYPRMKSACELIRKVRAPQMSLPKEDVAYGLLPKGVSQDNFKIPAYLYVDDWWAMIGLKAAYESAQILGKPDDAKWMKAEYGSLHSATIASIEKSMKKNGLSFMPGFADYWPKEMRIKDMDHRILGDTQMAWAHRPALFPGENMGIPVPAELFKTSYEQYWKNAGKFSDYDGGWFVEYEQLFWGYNFKLAHPLIYIGMEDVALKSIEWGIEHQSCPGGWMEAMPTKVNSKGLREITEGIVGDVPHGWSAAHYILLLRDMLFREDGDKLVLLSCIPDSWLDDGKVIEIKDAPTYFGKVSFKVESSRAKGFVKLSTDCATPPPGGYILTLGKNRISVPADTKELEVKF, from the coding sequence ATGAAAAAGATAAAGACCGCAATGATCCTTTGCATATTTTTGGCGATAGCCCATCTTTCAAACGCCGCAACGGTGAATGCGTCATCATCCGAAAACGATTCCACCGGGCCCTCTTACGCGTTCGACAATAACCTGCAGTCGAGATGGTCGAGCGGGTTCTCCGACAGGCAATGGCTCCAGATAGACCTCGGGAGGACCGAGGACCTGGTCGGCCTGATCATAAACTGGGAGGCCGCTTACGCGAGATCCTACGACGTACTCATATCAGAGGACGGGAAAAATTGGGAGAACGCCTATTCCACGTCCGAAGGCGAAGGGGTAGTCGACGACGTATATTTCGGGAGGAAGAAGGCGCGATTCATAAAACTGGACTTAAAGGAGCGCGGCACGGCGTGGGGATATTCGATCTGGGAGATCAGGATCAAAGGGCTCGATGACGAGATACCGATAAAGACCTCGAGCGATAACGGCAGGACTACGATCTCGATAGAGCTCAAGAAGGACAGGAATATCGGCGCTTTATTTATAACATGGGGGGAGGACTTCCCAAGATCGTACCGCGTGGAGATCGAAGAGGATAACCGCCGGAAGACCGTCTATAATAAAGAGGTTTGCACTGGCGGACAGGACAGGATATATGCTAACATATTCGGGAAACGCCACATAAAGATCAACTGTGAAGACAACAAAGGGAAGGAAAGCGTGATGAAGAAGATCGAATTCAAGGACTGGGACGATATCGCCAAACACAAAGGCCTGAACAAGGCCCGCGGCCTCGCCGGGTGGGAGGGTTCCAAATTCAAGACTTTCATCGGAAAGGACGGTTCTTTTGCCGTCTATCCTTACCCGTTCAGGGTCAGTTTCTGGGTAAACGATGACGACCGGCTCTATACCCCGGAAACGCTCCATACCGATTGGAAATTGGTCGACGGCGGGTATCCTGTGACGGTGGTATCGTGGAAAGGCAACGGTATCGAAGGCGAGACGAAGATATTCTCCTGGTTCGATGAAAAAGCAGGCAAAGTCCTGACCTTTGCCAGGGAATCTGTCAAAAATACAAGCGCCCGGGATAAAGAAGTGTTGATAATGGCAGTCATCCGGCCGAACCCGCTTTACCCTAAATGGAAAGTTACGGATATGAAGACGATCGAATACGACGCCGACCATACCGTAAAGATAAACGGCGCGCCGCGGCTCTTCCTTGACGAAAGGGCGGAAGGCCCTCTAGGCAAAGACCTGAGGGATTCGCTATCTTACAGGAAAAAGATACCTGCCGGTACTACAGAATCCCTTGATTTTATCGTACCATCAGGCACAGGAGCGGAGTTGTCATTTAACGACATCAAGGATAAAGGTTTCGACGAAGCGCTCGCGCTGACGTTCAAATACTGGAAAGGCCGCATCCCGCTCGTAATGAATATCCCGGATAAGCGCTACAGTGATTGTTTTTATTCATCTCTCTATTACATCCTGATAATGGACGAGGAACATAAACTTTTCCCGGGCCCGTATGAATATACATCGTTCTTCATGCATGACGCGATAGATATGGACAACGCGCTCGACAAGGCAGGGCTTACCGAAGAGGCGCGCGCCTCAACCGAACACTTCAATTACAAGGAAGGCGGCGGCTACGTAGACGAGCTCGGCGGCAGCATCTTCGCGCCTTACGAGCATTACCGGCTGACAAAGGACGTTAAATACCTGGAGGCCGCATATCCCAGGATGAAGTCGGCGTGCGAACTCATAAGGAAGGTCCGGGCCCCGCAGATGTCACTGCCGAAGGAAGACGTGGCTTACGGGCTCCTTCCTAAGGGGGTGAGCCAGGACAATTTCAAGATACCTGCCTACCTTTACGTAGATGACTGGTGGGCGATGATAGGCCTTAAGGCGGCTTACGAGTCGGCGCAGATACTCGGAAAACCGGATGACGCCAAATGGATGAAAGCCGAATACGGAAGCCTCCATTCCGCCACTATCGCGAGCATCGAAAAATCGATGAAGAAGAACGGGCTGTCGTTCATGCCCGGGTTCGCCGATTACTGGCCCAAAGAGATGCGCATAAAGGACATGGATCACCGCATACTGGGCGATACGCAGATGGCGTGGGCGCACAGGCCGGCATTATTCCCGGGAGAGAATATGGGCATCCCGGTACCTGCGGAGCTGTTCAAGACTTCATATGAGCAATATTGGAAGAACGCCGGGAAGTTCTCGGACTATGACGGCGGGTGGTTCGTTGAATACGAGCAGCTCTTCTGGGGATATAATTTCAAGCTCGCGCATCCCCTTATATATATTGGAATGGAAGACGTCGCGCTTAAGAGCATCGAGTGGGGTATAGAGCACCAATCCTGCCCCGGCGGATGGATGGAGGCGATGCCGACCAAGGTCAACTCTAAAGGATTGAGGGAGATCACCGAAGGGATAGTAGGCGACGTCCCGCACGGCTGGTCGGCCGCGCATTATATTTTACTGCTGCGCGACATGCTTTTTCGCGAGGACGGCGATAAGCTGGTGCTTTTGTCCTGCATCCCGGACTCGTGGCTCGATGACGGCAAGGTCATAGAGATAAAGGATGCCCCGACGTATTTTGGCAAGGTATCTTTCAAAGTAGAAAGCTCGCGAGCCAAGGGCTTTGTCAAGCTGTCTACCGATTGCGCGACGCCGCCTCCGGGTGGGTATATCCTGACGCTCGGCAAGAACAGGATCAGCGTTCCCGCGGACACAAAGGAACTTGAAGTAAAGTTCTGA